A part of Thermodesulfovibrionales bacterium genomic DNA contains:
- a CDS encoding ATP-binding cassette domain-containing protein: protein ILGGSGEGKTTILKLVMGLIRPDSGEILIEGENITEKTEDDLREVRMKFSIVFQEGALFDSLDVKENVAFCLREYSAMSEEEIDRKVEELLKKVDVEHAKYLMPEELSGGMHRRVAIARSLASCDPKMFLYDEPTSGLDPVNADNICKLITALSEDGKGFMIVTHKLSDALKVADRFIFLKNGMIVFDGNRDYLLQSTVPEIEIYVRECNVVQ from the coding sequence GATCCTCGGAGGCAGCGGAGAGGGCAAGACGACGATCCTCAAACTCGTCATGGGTCTCATACGTCCTGATTCAGGGGAAATACTCATCGAAGGAGAGAACATAACGGAGAAGACCGAAGACGATCTGAGAGAGGTGAGGATGAAATTCAGCATCGTCTTCCAGGAAGGGGCACTCTTCGACTCCCTCGATGTGAAGGAGAACGTCGCCTTCTGCTTACGGGAATACTCTGCGATGTCCGAGGAAGAGATCGACCGGAAGGTGGAGGAATTGCTCAAGAAGGTGGATGTCGAACACGCAAAATACCTCATGCCCGAGGAACTGAGCGGTGGTATGCATCGTCGTGTCGCGATCGCCAGGTCTCTTGCGTCGTGTGATCCAAAGATGTTTCTCTACGACGAGCCGACGAGCGGACTCGACCCGGTGAATGCCGACAATATATGCAAGCTGATCACCGCCCTTTCCGAAGACGGCAAGGGATTCATGATCGTAACCCATAAATTGTCCGACGCCCTCAAGGTGGCGGACAGATTCATCTTCCTGAAAAACGGCATGATAGTATTTGACGGGAACCGGGATTATCTTCTCCAGTCGACGGTGCCGGAAATCGAGATATACGTCAGGGAGTGTAATGTCGTACAATAG
- a CDS encoding MlaD family protein yields the protein MYDLKKQLAWSKLKVGLVITLALLTLFFVVFFAGSIENIFAPRGVLKAEIQDVKGLRRGSPVWLSGIEVGSVKNIQLHPSSGAIVTLSIRKNALEFVRKDAQASVLTMGLLGDKYVELNAGSSAAAPVRSGDMIRGAAQIELKDVVGTSAQSMERLTEFIKKLDNLVTKIEKGEGTIAQLISDRALYDNLREASKTLALTAKEIREARGTMGLLIEDPTLYNKMLSATASVEEFGKKLNTGSGTLMKLVEDPALYNRMLSATASVEEFGKKLNEGSGTLNRLVQDPSLYENLNKASAQLSSILERIDNGEGTAGALIRDEELAKELKETIGEVKELAGDIRKNPGRYFRFSIIGH from the coding sequence ATGTACGATCTGAAGAAGCAACTTGCCTGGTCGAAGCTCAAGGTCGGCCTCGTCATCACCCTCGCCCTCCTCACCCTGTTCTTTGTCGTCTTCTTTGCGGGCAGCATCGAGAATATCTTCGCGCCGAGGGGTGTCCTCAAGGCAGAGATTCAGGATGTCAAGGGATTGAGGAGAGGTTCTCCGGTTTGGCTCTCAGGGATAGAGGTCGGCTCCGTGAAAAACATACAGCTTCATCCTTCATCTGGGGCGATTGTGACCCTCTCGATCAGGAAGAACGCCCTGGAGTTTGTCAGGAAGGATGCACAGGCGAGCGTTCTCACCATGGGGCTGCTCGGGGACAAATACGTCGAGCTGAACGCGGGCTCGAGCGCTGCGGCACCGGTCAGGTCCGGCGACATGATACGGGGGGCTGCGCAGATTGAGTTAAAGGATGTCGTGGGGACGTCGGCCCAATCGATGGAGCGCCTGACGGAATTCATAAAAAAACTCGATAACCTCGTCACAAAGATCGAGAAGGGCGAAGGGACGATAGCGCAGCTGATATCAGACCGCGCCCTCTACGACAACCTCAGAGAAGCCTCAAAGACCCTGGCGCTGACCGCTAAAGAGATACGGGAGGCGAGGGGGACGATGGGACTCCTTATCGAAGACCCTACGCTTTATAACAAAATGCTCTCAGCGACCGCTTCCGTCGAGGAATTCGGGAAGAAACTGAATACCGGCTCCGGGACTCTCATGAAACTCGTCGAGGACCCGGCGCTCTACAATCGGATGCTCTCGGCAACCGCATCCGTGGAGGAGTTCGGGAAGAAACTGAATGAGGGTTCGGGGACGCTGAACAGGCTTGTTCAGGACCCGTCATTGTATGAGAACCTCAATAAGGCGTCAGCCCAGCTTTCCTCTATTTTAGAGAGGATCGATAACGGCGAAGGAACAGCGGGCGCTCTTATCAGGGACGAAGAACTCGCAAAGGAGTTAAAGGAGACTATCGGCGAGGTCAAGGAATTGGCAGGAGACATCAGAAAGAACCCGGGCCGGTATTTTAGATTCAGTATCATCGGACATTGA